In the genome of Capra hircus breed San Clemente chromosome 5, ASM170441v1, whole genome shotgun sequence, one region contains:
- the POLR3H gene encoding DNA-directed RNA polymerase III subunit RPC8 isoform X1: MFVLVEMVDTVRIPPWQFERKLNDSIAEELNKKLANKVVYNVGLCICLFDITKLEDAYVFPGDGASHTKVHFRYVVFHPFLDEILIGKIKGCSPEGVHVSLGFFDDILIPPESLQQPAKFDEAEQVWVWEYETEEGAHDLYMDIGEEVRFRVVDESFVDTSPTGPSSAEATSSSEELPKKAAPYTLMGSISEPGLGLLSWWTSS, encoded by the exons ATGTTTGTCCTCGTGGAGATGGTGGACACCGTGCGGATCCCCCCGTGGCAGTTTGAGAGGAAGCTCAACGATTCCATCGCCGAAGAGTTGAACAAAAAGTTGGCCAACAAG GTTGTGTACAACGTGGGACTCTGCATCTGTCTGTTTGACATCACCAAGCTGGAGGATGCGTACGTGTTCCCAGGGGATGGTGCGTCACACACGAAAG TTCACTTTCGCTATGTGGTGTTCCATCCGTTCCTGGACGAGATTCTGATTGGAAAGATCAAAGGCTGCAGCCCGGAGGGAGTGCACG TCTCCCTAGGGTTCTTCGACGACATTCTTATCCCTCCGGAGTCGCTGCAGCAGCCGGCCAAGTT CGACGAGGCAGAGCAGGTGTGGGTGTGGGAGTACGAGACGGAGGAGGGCGCCCACGATCTGTACATGGACATCGGCGAGGAGGTCCGCTTCCGGGTGGTGGACGAGAGCTTCGTGGACACATCCCCCACGGGACCCAGCTCGGCTGAGGCCACCTCTTCCAGCGAGGAGTTGCCCAAGAAGGCAGCTCCGTACACACTCATG GGATCCATCAGCGAGCCAGGCCTGGGCCTCCTCTCCTGGTGGACGAGCAGCTAG
- the POLR3H gene encoding DNA-directed RNA polymerase III subunit RPC8 isoform X2: MFVLVEMVDTVRIPPWQFERKLNDSIAEELNKKLANKVVYNVGLCICLFDITKLEDAYVFPGDGASHTKVHFRYVVFHPFLDEILIGKIKGCSPEGVHVSLGFFDDILIPPESLQQPAKFDEAEQVWVWEYETEEGAHDLYMDIGEEVRFRVVDESFVDTSPTGPSSAEATSSSEELPKKAAPYTLMDQTTSGSGEQA, from the exons ATGTTTGTCCTCGTGGAGATGGTGGACACCGTGCGGATCCCCCCGTGGCAGTTTGAGAGGAAGCTCAACGATTCCATCGCCGAAGAGTTGAACAAAAAGTTGGCCAACAAG GTTGTGTACAACGTGGGACTCTGCATCTGTCTGTTTGACATCACCAAGCTGGAGGATGCGTACGTGTTCCCAGGGGATGGTGCGTCACACACGAAAG TTCACTTTCGCTATGTGGTGTTCCATCCGTTCCTGGACGAGATTCTGATTGGAAAGATCAAAGGCTGCAGCCCGGAGGGAGTGCACG TCTCCCTAGGGTTCTTCGACGACATTCTTATCCCTCCGGAGTCGCTGCAGCAGCCGGCCAAGTT CGACGAGGCAGAGCAGGTGTGGGTGTGGGAGTACGAGACGGAGGAGGGCGCCCACGATCTGTACATGGACATCGGCGAGGAGGTCCGCTTCCGGGTGGTGGACGAGAGCTTCGTGGACACATCCCCCACGGGACCCAGCTCGGCTGAGGCCACCTCTTCCAGCGAGGAGTTGCCCAAGAAGGCAGCTCCGTACACACTCATG GACCAGACCACCAGCGGCTCAGGAGAGCAGGCCTAG